Proteins encoded within one genomic window of Cydia splendana unplaced genomic scaffold, ilCydSple1.2 scaffold_47_ctg1, whole genome shotgun sequence:
- the LOC134805646 gene encoding uncharacterized protein K02A2.6-like, with the protein MAVGKIAPFDMDKDCWDLYVERLEQYFIANTVSESVKVATLITVVGRDAYELMVNLCTPARPATKTFDQLKAIMKSHLQPKPSVLAERFKFRQRRQASDESIAEYVAALKKMSMTCNFGADSLQDNLRDQFVCGLSKDVIRQRLFAESRATFEKAFKLAVTIDSAETESAVMEKRVDNHGGSTGVYQVASSWGRGSYGNGEAAGGRKVTGATRGGAGTGRGASGRGGRRGPGATGAGRGRGAHGSAAGCKTCGGSHDSNTCKFKAYVCRVCNRDGHLKRMCPRLREEQLFALYDGGADGQVAYDDSEGSDEVVTYNYSIAFKDFSAYPPYVLSMKVNKRNIDMEIDTGICISCISYDCYIRTLGNFKLQPSDVSMRYYTGERVIPVGKLCLNVQYGQVNKELDLYVIKRGMTSLLGRQWIHELGVTLPILVPCNKLDRENIGQKFDENVFSSRFKEVFEDGLGRFTGGKVGFALREGARPVFLRARPLPYALREPVERALDQLVRDGIITPVPTSDWATVVVPVMKKDGTIRLCGDFKLTLNKCLQVDHFPVPRVDDLLTKLHKGDTFSKIDLSQAYAQFEL; encoded by the coding sequence ATGGCAGTCGGAAAGATAGCCCCTTTCGATATGGACAAAGATTGTTGGGACTTATACGTGGAGCGTTTGGAACAATATTTTATAGCGAATACAGTGAGTGAATCGGTTAAAGTGGCTACCTTAATTACGGTGGTAGGCAGGGACGCGTATGAACTTATGGTTAATTTGTGTACGCCGGCCCGCCCGGCAACAAAGACTTTTGATCAGTTGAAGGCCATCATGAAATCGCACTTGCAACCTAAACCGAGTGTATTAGCAGAAAGGTTCAAATTCCGACAACGACGCCAAGCAAGTGATGAGAGCATAGCGGAGTATGTCGCGGCGTTGAAGAAAATGTCAATGACTTGCAActttggcgcggactcattgcAAGACAATTTAAGGGACCAATTTGTTTGCGGTTTATCGAAGGATGTTATACGACAGCGACTATTCGCGGAGTCGCGCGCGACGTTCGAGAAAGCATTCAAATTAGCCGTAACGATAGATTCGGCCGAGACGGAATCGGCGGTTATGGAAAAGCGAGTAGACAACCATGGAGGAAGTACGGGTGTCTACCAGGTGGCCTCGAGCTGGGGGCGAGGGAGCTACGGTAACGGTGAAGCCGCCGGGGGACGGAAGGTCACGGGGGCTACGCGAGGCGGGGCAGGCACCGGGCGCGGCGCGAGCGGCCGCGGCGGACGACGCGGGCCGGGCGCCACGGGCGCCGGCCGTGGGCGCGGCGCGCACGGCAGCGCTGCTGGCTGCAAGACGTGCGGCGGCAGTCATGACTCCAACACGTGCAAATTTAAGGCGTACGTGTGTCGGGTGTGCAACCGAGATGGACATCTGAAGAGGATGTGTCCGAGACTACGCGAGGAACAGTTGTTCGCGTTGTATGACGGAGGCGCGGACGGGCAGGTGGCGTATGACGACAGCGAGGGAAGTGACGAGGTAGTTACCTATAACTATTCTATTGCTTTTAAGGACTTTAGTGCGTATCCGCCATATGTATTATCAATGAAGGTTAACAAAAGAAACATAGATATGGAAATTGATACAGGTATCTGTATTTCTTGCATTAGTTATGATTGTTACATAAGAACTTTAGGGAATTTTAAATTACAGCCGAGTGATGTCTCAATGCGATATTATACCGGGGAAAGGGTAATACCCGTAGGTAAATTATGCTTGAATGTACAATATGgtcaagtaaacaaagaatTAGATCTGTATGTAATTAAAAGGGGCATGACGAGTTTGTTAGGTCGACAATGGATTCATGAACTCGGGGTAACTTTGCCCATTTTAGTGCCATGTAACAAATTGGACAGGGAAAATATTGGTCAAAAATTTGATGAAAATGTGTTCAGTTCCAGGTTTAAAGAAGTTTTTGAAGACGGTTTGGGGCGGTTCACGGGCGGCAAGGTCGGGTTCGCGCTGCGCGAGGGGGCGCGTCCGGTGTTCCTGCGCGCGCGCCCGCTGCCGTACGCGCTGCGCGAGCCGGTGGAGCGCGCGCTCGATCAGCTGGTGCGCGACGGCATCATCACGCCCGTGCCCACCTCCGACTGGGCCACTGTAGTCGTACCGGTAATGAAAAAAGATGGGACTATTCGTTTGTGTGGGGATTTCAAATTGAcactaaataaatgtttacaaGTGGATCATTTTCCAGTACCTCGAGTAGATGATTTGTTGACAAAATTGCATAAGGGGGATACATTTTCGAAAATTGACTTATCGCAAGCGTACGCGCAATTCGAATTATAG